A stretch of the Desulfobacter sp. genome encodes the following:
- a CDS encoding SUMF1/EgtB/PvdO family nonheme iron enzyme → MRQVALIAGLIFSLVLGNGPGFCQWDGDPVSVERLILDARQGDVQAMCKLGLSYYHGRGVLKDPFKAKCWIKQAHDLGAERAEKIWNSLELWQYSGNCDLGFDLPVQAGARQKKNYIEPVTGMEFVWIPGKCFKMGCRDQDSHGCDRGESPVHKVCLDGFWMGKYEVTQEQWISLMDVNPSRFKGDRLPVEQVSYTACWEFIQRLNRETGLGFSLPSEAQWEFACTSRGKKSSYAWGRDGFQPRANCGGCNSGSFRGRTAPVGSFSPNRAGLYDMGGNVREWCRDIYDRDAYKNKAHGKKAYKRGDLDDENKDRGQSHTPRVVRGGSFVDPVSSSCCRARQSALPGIHTYFMGFRLVVDRVD, encoded by the coding sequence ATGAGACAGGTTGCCCTTATTGCGGGTTTGATATTTAGTCTTGTTCTGGGAAACGGACCGGGATTTTGCCAATGGGATGGGGATCCCGTGTCGGTGGAAAGGCTTATTCTTGACGCCCGTCAGGGGGATGTCCAGGCCATGTGCAAATTGGGGCTGTCCTATTATCATGGCCGGGGGGTGCTCAAGGATCCCTTTAAAGCCAAATGCTGGATAAAGCAGGCCCATGATCTGGGGGCAGAACGCGCTGAAAAAATATGGAACTCACTTGAACTCTGGCAATATTCAGGCAATTGTGACCTGGGATTTGATCTGCCGGTCCAGGCCGGGGCAAGACAGAAAAAAAACTATATTGAACCGGTCACAGGGATGGAATTTGTCTGGATTCCGGGAAAATGTTTTAAAATGGGCTGCCGCGATCAAGACTCCCATGGCTGTGACCGGGGCGAAAGCCCTGTGCATAAAGTTTGTCTGGACGGGTTCTGGATGGGAAAATATGAGGTGACTCAGGAACAATGGATTTCCCTGATGGATGTTAATCCCTCAAGGTTCAAAGGGGATCGCCTGCCCGTGGAACAGGTGTCGTATACGGCCTGTTGGGAATTCATCCAAAGGCTCAACAGGGAAACCGGCCTTGGATTTTCACTGCCCTCCGAGGCCCAATGGGAATTTGCCTGCACAAGCCGGGGCAAAAAATCAAGCTATGCCTGGGGCAGGGATGGGTTTCAGCCCCGGGCAAATTGCGGGGGGTGCAATTCAGGATCCTTTCGGGGGCGGACAGCCCCTGTGGGCAGTTTTTCTCCCAACAGGGCAGGCCTCTATGACATGGGCGGAAATGTCAGGGAGTGGTGCCGGGATATCTATGACCGGGATGCCTATAAAAACAAGGCCCATGGAAAAAAGGCATACAAGAGGGGTGATTTGGATGATGAGAACAAGGACCGTGGACAAAGCCATACCCCCCGGGTGGTCCGGGGGGGCTCTTTTGTGGATCCTGTGTCTTCATCCTGTTGCCGGGCAAGACAGAGCGCCCTGCCCGGCATTCACACGTATTTTATGGGCTTCAGACTGGTTGTCGACCGGGTTGATTAA
- a CDS encoding transposase, with protein MLNIPLFQGTCNADIFNAWIEHQLSPHLNDNHVVVMDNASFHKGEETKYLIERTGAALLFLPPYYTGSQSD; from the coding sequence ATTCTGAACATTCCCTTGTTTCAGGGAACATGCAATGCGGATATCTTTAATGCTTGGATCGAACACCAGTTGAGTCCACATCTGAACGATAATCATGTCGTTGTGATGGATAACGCATCCTTCCACAAGGGCGAAGAAACCAAATATTTGATCGAAAGAACTGGTGCAGCTCTTTTGTTTTTGCCCCCGTATTACACCGGATCTCAATCCGATTGA
- a CDS encoding IS256 family transposase, with amino-acid sequence MTEENTEFDFQKALKGIQEGKPFTGKGGVLTLLIKNLAEAALEGELESHLGQEVSANRRNGKSKKTIKSLDGKFELETPRDRAGTFSPQIVKKHQTTLSDEIERKIIALYGLGMSYNDMASHLQEIYGLEISNATLSTITDKIIHTVKEWQARPLENVYPIVWLDAIHYKVRENGKVGSKAVYTILGVNIEGRKEVLGLYISENEGANFWLQVLTDLSNRGVKDILIACVDGLKGFPEAIETIFPDTEVQLCVVHQIRNSLKYVGSKNKKEFMADLKRVYKAVNKDLAEEELDILENKWNDKYPIVIKSWRNNWERLSHFFKYPEEIRRIIYTTNTIEAVHRQFRKLTKTKGSFPNQDSLLKLLYMGIQNASKKWTMPIQNWSLTISQLAIFFEGRLDKELGI; translated from the coding sequence ATGACCGAAGAAAACACCGAATTTGATTTTCAAAAAGCCCTTAAAGGCATCCAGGAAGGTAAACCCTTCACAGGTAAGGGCGGCGTCCTTACATTATTAATCAAAAATCTTGCTGAAGCTGCTCTTGAAGGAGAGTTGGAGTCCCATCTCGGGCAGGAAGTTTCTGCCAACCGCCGTAATGGAAAAAGCAAAAAGACCATTAAATCCCTGGATGGTAAATTTGAGCTGGAAACCCCGCGTGACAGGGCCGGAACCTTCTCTCCACAGATCGTCAAAAAACATCAGACAACGCTCAGCGATGAAATTGAAAGAAAGATAATAGCCCTTTACGGCCTGGGCATGAGTTATAATGATATGGCTTCCCATTTACAGGAAATCTATGGACTTGAGATTTCAAATGCCACTCTGAGCACCATTACCGATAAAATCATCCATACCGTCAAAGAATGGCAGGCCAGGCCGTTGGAAAATGTGTACCCAATCGTATGGCTTGATGCCATACATTATAAAGTACGAGAAAACGGAAAGGTCGGCAGCAAAGCCGTTTACACAATTCTTGGGGTGAATATCGAGGGCCGCAAAGAGGTTCTTGGGCTGTACATATCCGAGAATGAGGGTGCGAACTTCTGGCTGCAGGTGTTAACAGACCTTTCAAACCGAGGGGTAAAAGATATCCTGATTGCCTGTGTTGATGGTCTAAAAGGTTTTCCCGAGGCCATTGAGACCATATTCCCGGACACAGAAGTTCAACTCTGCGTAGTCCACCAGATCCGAAATTCATTGAAATACGTTGGTTCCAAAAATAAAAAGGAATTTATGGCAGATCTAAAACGTGTTTATAAAGCGGTCAATAAGGATCTGGCCGAAGAAGAACTGGATATCTTGGAAAATAAATGGAATGACAAATACCCGATTGTGATAAAATCCTGGCGGAACAACTGGGAACGCCTCAGTCATTTCTTTAAATATCCAGAAGAGATTCGACGGATAATATACACCACAAATACCATTGAGGCTGTGCATCGACAGTTTCGAAAACTGACCAAAACAAAGGGATCATTCCCGAACCAGGACAGCCTGTTAAAGCTGCTTTACATGGGGATCCAGAACGCCAGTAAAAAATGGACAATGCCGATTCAAAATTGGTCACTGACAATTTCCCAGTTGGCAATTTTCTTTGAAGGCCGGCTGGATAAAGAGCTGGGAATTTGA
- a CDS encoding IS6 family transposase yields the protein MKNENPFKWRHYEKEIILLNVRWYLRYQLSYRNLEEMMQERGLSVDHSTIYRWVQRYAPEMEKRSRKYLRQSNDSYRIDETYIKVRGKMKYLYRAVDSRGNTIDFLLRSRRNMESAKRFFKKMLRASNSSRPRVLSVDGNPAYPPAVKALKEKKLLNKDCILRQNKYLNNIIEQDHRFIKKLVRAGMGFKTFHSAWRTLKGYEIMNMIRKGQVKNIRKGEILKQKEFVENLFSYAA from the coding sequence ATGAAAAATGAAAACCCTTTCAAGTGGCGTCATTATGAAAAAGAAATCATCCTGTTGAATGTTCGCTGGTATCTGAGATATCAACTGAGTTACAGGAATCTGGAAGAGATGATGCAAGAACGGGGCTTGTCTGTGGATCACAGTACCATTTACCGATGGGTTCAGCGCTATGCTCCTGAAATGGAAAAGCGAAGCAGGAAGTATCTGCGGCAATCAAATGATTCTTACCGTATTGATGAAACATATATCAAGGTGCGGGGGAAAATGAAGTATCTTTACCGAGCGGTCGATTCCCGTGGAAATACCATCGATTTTCTTCTTCGCAGCAGACGTAATATGGAATCTGCCAAACGATTTTTTAAAAAGATGCTGCGAGCTTCCAATAGCTCCAGACCTCGGGTTCTGAGTGTTGACGGAAATCCTGCATATCCTCCGGCAGTAAAGGCTTTGAAAGAAAAAAAGCTTCTGAATAAGGACTGTATCCTAAGACAGAATAAATATCTGAACAATATTATTGAGCAAGACCACCGGTTTATCAAAAAGCTTGTCAGAGCTGGTATGGGGTTCAAGACATTTCATTCTGCCTGGCGGACGCTAAAAGGCTATGAAATTATGAACATGATCAGAAAAGGACAAGTTAAAAATATTAGGAAGGGAGAAATTTTAAAGCAGAAAGAATTCGTCGAAAATCTGTTTTCTTATGCTGCGTAA
- a CDS encoding isochorismatase family protein — translation MIRKQENTAVIVVDVQGDFTDLEQGSLAVAGTDRAYIDQVRAKTLGLKESGYKIFATQDWHPQDHISFFSNHKGTAPFETIKIEDRVQVLWPPHCVQETKNADLLVDTTLFDRIVKKGMDPAYDSYSGFFDDGQKSTGLVDALKNQGIQNLIIYGLTTDYCARATAMDALTLGFGVVLIKDLCRGVDPETTRAALENMAAAGVTIV, via the coding sequence ATGATAAGAAAACAAGAAAATACAGCCGTGATTGTGGTGGATGTTCAGGGGGACTTTACAGACCTCGAACAGGGTAGCCTGGCAGTTGCGGGGACAGACCGGGCATATATCGACCAGGTCCGGGCAAAGACCCTTGGCTTGAAGGAATCTGGGTATAAAATATTTGCCACCCAGGACTGGCATCCCCAAGATCATATTTCATTTTTTTCCAACCATAAAGGCACAGCGCCTTTTGAGACTATAAAGATTGAAGACCGGGTCCAGGTTCTCTGGCCCCCCCATTGCGTCCAGGAAACAAAAAATGCAGACCTGCTGGTGGATACCACTCTCTTTGATCGGATCGTCAAAAAGGGGATGGATCCAGCCTATGATTCCTATTCCGGTTTTTTTGATGACGGTCAAAAAAGTACGGGTCTGGTTGATGCCCTTAAAAATCAGGGGATTCAAAATTTAATCATTTACGGGCTGACCACGGATTATTGTGCCAGGGCCACGGCCATGGATGCATTAACCTTGGGGTTTGGGGTGGTGTTGATCAAGGATCTGTGCCGGGGCGTCGACCCTGAGACCACCCGTGCTGCCTTGGAAAATATGGCAGCGGCGGGGGTCACCATTGTTTAG